Proteins from a single region of Anthonomus grandis grandis chromosome 10, icAntGran1.3, whole genome shotgun sequence:
- the LOC126741404 gene encoding uncharacterized protein LOC126741404 isoform X5 — protein sequence MRLRTERTMLQLHLRHQGATNGHLMLNDVKQLKSKFIELQEEHQKLIAVTGELTTALQTNIIGQTKSVYTVLNRCKTIYPTLFHFDETPENHPETDSDSDMHLEGVRSDFLQSPPKSSYVARSVQFPEPDIPKPAHLEKETQHCGVEPLNLEGASQVNKAPLTPETVRYVLEMVFDKIFEIEKTQSPLVDPKNTSTLSKENVEKIVEEVLMETVSSPSPLGAGEGEPMKSRIEDERTSRFFHVDFVKLKNDMIRSDDEKKIRILQALRWRITKNDSITRSKVLDSYIANDVLDLHSPISIPERNLLGYGTDQYVQEATCRLINTLASLKQGRDYLTMEKRLLRRVLIKKVRDVRHINEPLIRNMMVAAVQKLSIRKQCRIQMVHDGLFEALVDYLDDFLPKMSKYCLEYCSALLMNLCLVDEAKIRATKNINKIIGLLKKCLNAGDSCCLPYINGVMFSLFEKNAIVEEAMRQQLDKLIIYLIQGSANENTKKQLEFVLQSRLFGKSEPIIRDADEDSKEEVDMLEIELDQEDFVTKLPSGEELLYFYKTDFTVQDDNPVIVPINTSNVSPTSVMSFSEETKRFYHKPTCENGIFDAEKHKSFRFGSNSQNLIRNYMKNKLLNGNPGRFPATPLCYMENCQRIEKGGAVTCTCSTCQPGQSRYSCGCYDAIRQEVDDVTVDIHSARIHPNTEIRKNRW from the exons ATGCGACTGCGAACGGAAAGGACAATGTTGCAA CTTCATTTAAGGCACCAAGGGGCGACGAACGGTCATTTAATGCTCAACGATGTAAAACAACTCAAGTCCAAGTTCATCGAGTTGCAAGAGGAACATCAAAAGTTAATCG CGGTAACAGGCGAACTGACCACCGCCCTACAAACCAACATAATCGGCCAAACTAAGAGCGTTTACACGGTCCTAAATCGCTGCAAAACAATCTATCCCACCCTCTTTCATTTCGATGAGACCCCAGAAAACCACCCCGAAACAGATTCTGACTCAGATATGCACCTGGAAGGGGTGAGAAGCGACTTCCTACAGTCACCACCTAAAAGTTCTTATGTAGCCAG GTCAGTACAGTTTCCCGAACCAGACATTCCGAAGCCTGCCCACCTTGAAAAGGAAACTCAGCATTGCGGAGTGGAACCGTTAAATCTCGAGGGGGCATCCCAGGTCAATAAGGCCCCACTTACCCCGGAAACTGTACGATATGTGCTAGAGATGGTCTTCGATAAGATATTTGAAATTGAAAA GACCCAAAGTCCATTAGTAGACCCCAAAAATACATCAACCTTAAGCAAAGAAAATGTTGAGAAAATTGTCGAGGAAGTCCTAATGGAAACTGTGTCCTCGCCCTCTCCTTTGGGTGCGGGAGAGGGTGAACCCATGAAGTCCAGGATAGAAGACGAGAG gacAAGCAGGTTCTTCCATGTggattttgtaaaattaaaaaatgatatgataCGTAGTGATGATGAAAAAAAGATTCGAATCTTGCAAGCTTTAAGATGG AGGATCACCAAAAACGATAGTATCACCAGGTCAAAAGTACTTGACTCTTATATAGCCAATGACGTTTTAGACCTGCACAGCCCCATAAGTATTCCGGAACGTAATCTTTTGGGTTATGGCACTGACCAGTATGTTCAG gAAGCTACTTGTAGGCTGATTAACACCCTTGCCTCCTTAAAGCAAGGACGAGACTACTTGACAATGGAAAAGAGACTGTTGCGAAGggttcttataaaaaaagtgagGGATGTAAGACACATTAACGAGCCACTGATAAGGAATATGATG GTTGCAGCAGTTCAAAAATTATCTATAAGGAAGCAGTGTCGCATACAAATGGTCCATGATGGGTTATTTGAGGCACTTGTCGATTACCTGGAtgattttttacctaaaatgtCCAAATATTGCTTGGAGTATTGTTCGGCTTTGCTGATGAATCTGTGTTTG GTAGACGAGGCAAAAATAAGGGCcaccaaaaacattaataagATCATtggcttattaaaaaaatgtctgaaCGCCGGAGATAGTTGCTGCCTGCCCTACATAAACGGGGTGATGTTCAGCCTGTTTGAAAAGAATGCGATTGTGGAGGAAGCCATGAGGCAACAGCTGGATAAGCTCATAATCTATCTGATACAG GGTTCAGCCAATGAGAACACGAAGAAGCAACTCGAGTTCGTACTCCAGTCGAGACTGTTCGGCAAATCCGAGCCGATTATTCGGGACGCCGATGAGGATTCGAAGGAGGAAGTCGATATGTTGGAGATCGAACTCGATCAGGAGGATTTCGTGACGAAATTGCCCTCTGGTGAGGAGCTTCTGTACTTCTATAAGACTGATTTTACTGTGCAAGATGACAACCCTGTGATTG TACCAATAAATACCTCGAACGTCTCGCCCACCTCCGTCATGTCATTCAGTGAGGAAACGAAACGGTTCTACCACAAACCGACGTGTGAAAACGGGATTTTTGATGCCGAAAAGCACAAGAG TTTTAGATTCGGTTCGAATTCTCAAAACCTCATAAGGAACTACATGAAGAACAAGTTGCTGAACGGAAACCCCGGCCGGTTTCCCGCCACACCTTTATGCTACATGGAAAACTGCCAGAGAATCGAAAAAG GTGGTGCGGTTACGTGTACGTGTTCCACATGCCAACCGGGTCAGAGCCGGTACTCGTGCGGTTGCTACGACGCCATTCGTCAGGAGGTCGACGACGTCACAGTCGACATTCATAGCGCGAGGATACACCCTAATACGGAAATCAGGAAGAACAG ATGGTAA
- the LOC126741404 gene encoding uncharacterized protein LOC126741404 isoform X1, whose product MDNNDNCLIGEPDALNIFKTLYLFLQNHNFPKSAETLLEEWGMVRSDIAKIPNKSLFLAKCECDSKNQTHLTCNLKRSWEETDDTHLFYVCDCERKGQCCKHQGATNGHLMLNDVKQLKSKFIELQEEHQKLIAVTGELTTALQTNIIGQTKSVYTVLNRCKTIYPTLFHFDETPENHPETDSDSDMHLEGVRSDFLQSPPKSSYVARSVQFPEPDIPKPAHLEKETQHCGVEPLNLEGASQVNKAPLTPETVRYVLEMVFDKIFEIEKTQSPLVDPKNTSTLSKENVEKIVEEVLMETVSSPSPLGAGEGEPMKSRIEDERTSRFFHVDFVKLKNDMIRSDDEKKIRILQALRWRITKNDSITRSKVLDSYIANDVLDLHSPISIPERNLLGYGTDQYVQEATCRLINTLASLKQGRDYLTMEKRLLRRVLIKKVRDVRHINEPLIRNMMVAAVQKLSIRKQCRIQMVHDGLFEALVDYLDDFLPKMSKYCLEYCSALLMNLCLVDEAKIRATKNINKIIGLLKKCLNAGDSCCLPYINGVMFSLFEKNAIVEEAMRQQLDKLIIYLIQGSANENTKKQLEFVLQSRLFGKSEPIIRDADEDSKEEVDMLEIELDQEDFVTKLPSGEELLYFYKTDFTVQDDNPVIVPINTSNVSPTSVMSFSEETKRFYHKPTCENGIFDAEKHKSFRFGSNSQNLIRNYMKNKLLNGNPGRFPATPLCYMENCQRIEKGGAVTCTCSTCQPGQSRYSCGCYDAIRQEVDDVTVDIHSARIHPNTEIRKNRW is encoded by the exons ATGGACAATAACGACAACTGCCTTATAGG aGAACCAGACGCCCTCAATATCTTTAAGACCCTTTATCTG TTTCTACAAAACCACAATTTCCCAAAATCGGCTGAGACCCTCCTGGAAGAATGGGGAATGGTCCGGAGCGATATCGCCAAGATCCCCAATAAATCCCTCTTTTTAGCAAAATGCGAGTGCGACTCTAAAAATCAGACCCATTTAACGTGCAACTTGAAACGCAGTTGGGAGGAAACGGACGACACCCATCTGTTCTACGTATGCGACTGCGAACGGAAAGGACAATGTTGCAA GCACCAAGGGGCGACGAACGGTCATTTAATGCTCAACGATGTAAAACAACTCAAGTCCAAGTTCATCGAGTTGCAAGAGGAACATCAAAAGTTAATCG CGGTAACAGGCGAACTGACCACCGCCCTACAAACCAACATAATCGGCCAAACTAAGAGCGTTTACACGGTCCTAAATCGCTGCAAAACAATCTATCCCACCCTCTTTCATTTCGATGAGACCCCAGAAAACCACCCCGAAACAGATTCTGACTCAGATATGCACCTGGAAGGGGTGAGAAGCGACTTCCTACAGTCACCACCTAAAAGTTCTTATGTAGCCAG GTCAGTACAGTTTCCCGAACCAGACATTCCGAAGCCTGCCCACCTTGAAAAGGAAACTCAGCATTGCGGAGTGGAACCGTTAAATCTCGAGGGGGCATCCCAGGTCAATAAGGCCCCACTTACCCCGGAAACTGTACGATATGTGCTAGAGATGGTCTTCGATAAGATATTTGAAATTGAAAA GACCCAAAGTCCATTAGTAGACCCCAAAAATACATCAACCTTAAGCAAAGAAAATGTTGAGAAAATTGTCGAGGAAGTCCTAATGGAAACTGTGTCCTCGCCCTCTCCTTTGGGTGCGGGAGAGGGTGAACCCATGAAGTCCAGGATAGAAGACGAGAG gacAAGCAGGTTCTTCCATGTggattttgtaaaattaaaaaatgatatgataCGTAGTGATGATGAAAAAAAGATTCGAATCTTGCAAGCTTTAAGATGG AGGATCACCAAAAACGATAGTATCACCAGGTCAAAAGTACTTGACTCTTATATAGCCAATGACGTTTTAGACCTGCACAGCCCCATAAGTATTCCGGAACGTAATCTTTTGGGTTATGGCACTGACCAGTATGTTCAG gAAGCTACTTGTAGGCTGATTAACACCCTTGCCTCCTTAAAGCAAGGACGAGACTACTTGACAATGGAAAAGAGACTGTTGCGAAGggttcttataaaaaaagtgagGGATGTAAGACACATTAACGAGCCACTGATAAGGAATATGATG GTTGCAGCAGTTCAAAAATTATCTATAAGGAAGCAGTGTCGCATACAAATGGTCCATGATGGGTTATTTGAGGCACTTGTCGATTACCTGGAtgattttttacctaaaatgtCCAAATATTGCTTGGAGTATTGTTCGGCTTTGCTGATGAATCTGTGTTTG GTAGACGAGGCAAAAATAAGGGCcaccaaaaacattaataagATCATtggcttattaaaaaaatgtctgaaCGCCGGAGATAGTTGCTGCCTGCCCTACATAAACGGGGTGATGTTCAGCCTGTTTGAAAAGAATGCGATTGTGGAGGAAGCCATGAGGCAACAGCTGGATAAGCTCATAATCTATCTGATACAG GGTTCAGCCAATGAGAACACGAAGAAGCAACTCGAGTTCGTACTCCAGTCGAGACTGTTCGGCAAATCCGAGCCGATTATTCGGGACGCCGATGAGGATTCGAAGGAGGAAGTCGATATGTTGGAGATCGAACTCGATCAGGAGGATTTCGTGACGAAATTGCCCTCTGGTGAGGAGCTTCTGTACTTCTATAAGACTGATTTTACTGTGCAAGATGACAACCCTGTGATTG TACCAATAAATACCTCGAACGTCTCGCCCACCTCCGTCATGTCATTCAGTGAGGAAACGAAACGGTTCTACCACAAACCGACGTGTGAAAACGGGATTTTTGATGCCGAAAAGCACAAGAG TTTTAGATTCGGTTCGAATTCTCAAAACCTCATAAGGAACTACATGAAGAACAAGTTGCTGAACGGAAACCCCGGCCGGTTTCCCGCCACACCTTTATGCTACATGGAAAACTGCCAGAGAATCGAAAAAG GTGGTGCGGTTACGTGTACGTGTTCCACATGCCAACCGGGTCAGAGCCGGTACTCGTGCGGTTGCTACGACGCCATTCGTCAGGAGGTCGACGACGTCACAGTCGACATTCATAGCGCGAGGATACACCCTAATACGGAAATCAGGAAGAACAG ATGGTAA
- the LOC126741404 gene encoding uncharacterized protein LOC126741404 isoform X3 — protein MDNNDNCLIGEPDALNIFKTLYLFLQNHNFPKSAETLLEEWGMVRSDIAKIPNKSLFLAKCECDSKNQTHLTCNLKRSWEETDDTHLFYVCDCERKGQCCKHQGATNGHLMLNDVKQLKSKFIELQEEHQKLIAVTGELTTALQTNIIGQTKSVYTVLNRCKTIYPTLFHFDETPENHPETDSDSDMHLEGVRSDFLQSPPKSSYVARSVQFPEPDIPKPAHLEKETQHCGVEPLNLEGASQVNKAPLTPETVRYVLEMVFDKIFEIEKTQSPLVDPKNTSTLSKENVEKIVEEVLMETVSSPSPLGAGEGEPMKSRIEDERFFHVDFVKLKNDMIRSDDEKKIRILQALRWRITKNDSITRSKVLDSYIANDVLDLHSPISIPERNLLGYGTDQYVQEATCRLINTLASLKQGRDYLTMEKRLLRRVLIKKVRDVRHINEPLIRNMMVAAVQKLSIRKQCRIQMVHDGLFEALVDYLDDFLPKMSKYCLEYCSALLMNLCLVDEAKIRATKNINKIIGLLKKCLNAGDSCCLPYINGVMFSLFEKNAIVEEAMRQQLDKLIIYLIQGSANENTKKQLEFVLQSRLFGKSEPIIRDADEDSKEEVDMLEIELDQEDFVTKLPSGEELLYFYKTDFTVQDDNPVIVPINTSNVSPTSVMSFSEETKRFYHKPTCENGIFDAEKHKSFRFGSNSQNLIRNYMKNKLLNGNPGRFPATPLCYMENCQRIEKGGAVTCTCSTCQPGQSRYSCGCYDAIRQEVDDVTVDIHSARIHPNTEIRKNRW, from the exons ATGGACAATAACGACAACTGCCTTATAGG aGAACCAGACGCCCTCAATATCTTTAAGACCCTTTATCTG TTTCTACAAAACCACAATTTCCCAAAATCGGCTGAGACCCTCCTGGAAGAATGGGGAATGGTCCGGAGCGATATCGCCAAGATCCCCAATAAATCCCTCTTTTTAGCAAAATGCGAGTGCGACTCTAAAAATCAGACCCATTTAACGTGCAACTTGAAACGCAGTTGGGAGGAAACGGACGACACCCATCTGTTCTACGTATGCGACTGCGAACGGAAAGGACAATGTTGCAA GCACCAAGGGGCGACGAACGGTCATTTAATGCTCAACGATGTAAAACAACTCAAGTCCAAGTTCATCGAGTTGCAAGAGGAACATCAAAAGTTAATCG CGGTAACAGGCGAACTGACCACCGCCCTACAAACCAACATAATCGGCCAAACTAAGAGCGTTTACACGGTCCTAAATCGCTGCAAAACAATCTATCCCACCCTCTTTCATTTCGATGAGACCCCAGAAAACCACCCCGAAACAGATTCTGACTCAGATATGCACCTGGAAGGGGTGAGAAGCGACTTCCTACAGTCACCACCTAAAAGTTCTTATGTAGCCAG GTCAGTACAGTTTCCCGAACCAGACATTCCGAAGCCTGCCCACCTTGAAAAGGAAACTCAGCATTGCGGAGTGGAACCGTTAAATCTCGAGGGGGCATCCCAGGTCAATAAGGCCCCACTTACCCCGGAAACTGTACGATATGTGCTAGAGATGGTCTTCGATAAGATATTTGAAATTGAAAA GACCCAAAGTCCATTAGTAGACCCCAAAAATACATCAACCTTAAGCAAAGAAAATGTTGAGAAAATTGTCGAGGAAGTCCTAATGGAAACTGTGTCCTCGCCCTCTCCTTTGGGTGCGGGAGAGGGTGAACCCATGAAGTCCAGGATAGAAGACGAGAG GTTCTTCCATGTggattttgtaaaattaaaaaatgatatgataCGTAGTGATGATGAAAAAAAGATTCGAATCTTGCAAGCTTTAAGATGG AGGATCACCAAAAACGATAGTATCACCAGGTCAAAAGTACTTGACTCTTATATAGCCAATGACGTTTTAGACCTGCACAGCCCCATAAGTATTCCGGAACGTAATCTTTTGGGTTATGGCACTGACCAGTATGTTCAG gAAGCTACTTGTAGGCTGATTAACACCCTTGCCTCCTTAAAGCAAGGACGAGACTACTTGACAATGGAAAAGAGACTGTTGCGAAGggttcttataaaaaaagtgagGGATGTAAGACACATTAACGAGCCACTGATAAGGAATATGATG GTTGCAGCAGTTCAAAAATTATCTATAAGGAAGCAGTGTCGCATACAAATGGTCCATGATGGGTTATTTGAGGCACTTGTCGATTACCTGGAtgattttttacctaaaatgtCCAAATATTGCTTGGAGTATTGTTCGGCTTTGCTGATGAATCTGTGTTTG GTAGACGAGGCAAAAATAAGGGCcaccaaaaacattaataagATCATtggcttattaaaaaaatgtctgaaCGCCGGAGATAGTTGCTGCCTGCCCTACATAAACGGGGTGATGTTCAGCCTGTTTGAAAAGAATGCGATTGTGGAGGAAGCCATGAGGCAACAGCTGGATAAGCTCATAATCTATCTGATACAG GGTTCAGCCAATGAGAACACGAAGAAGCAACTCGAGTTCGTACTCCAGTCGAGACTGTTCGGCAAATCCGAGCCGATTATTCGGGACGCCGATGAGGATTCGAAGGAGGAAGTCGATATGTTGGAGATCGAACTCGATCAGGAGGATTTCGTGACGAAATTGCCCTCTGGTGAGGAGCTTCTGTACTTCTATAAGACTGATTTTACTGTGCAAGATGACAACCCTGTGATTG TACCAATAAATACCTCGAACGTCTCGCCCACCTCCGTCATGTCATTCAGTGAGGAAACGAAACGGTTCTACCACAAACCGACGTGTGAAAACGGGATTTTTGATGCCGAAAAGCACAAGAG TTTTAGATTCGGTTCGAATTCTCAAAACCTCATAAGGAACTACATGAAGAACAAGTTGCTGAACGGAAACCCCGGCCGGTTTCCCGCCACACCTTTATGCTACATGGAAAACTGCCAGAGAATCGAAAAAG GTGGTGCGGTTACGTGTACGTGTTCCACATGCCAACCGGGTCAGAGCCGGTACTCGTGCGGTTGCTACGACGCCATTCGTCAGGAGGTCGACGACGTCACAGTCGACATTCATAGCGCGAGGATACACCCTAATACGGAAATCAGGAAGAACAG ATGGTAA
- the LOC126741404 gene encoding uncharacterized protein LOC126741404 isoform X4, whose protein sequence is MDNNDNCLIGEPDALNIFKTLYLFLQNHNFPKSAETLLEEWGMVRSDIAKIPNKSLFLAKCECDSKNQTHLTCNLKRSWEETDDTHLFYVCDCERKGQCCKHQGATNGHLMLNDVKQLKSKFIELQEEHQKLIAVTGELTTALQTNIIGQTKSVYTVLNRCKTIYPTLFHFDETPENHPETDSDSDMHLEGVRSDFLQSPPKSSYVARSVQFPEPDIPKPAHLEKETQHCGVEPLNLEGASQVNKAPLTPETVRYVLEMVFDKIFEIEKTQSPLVDPKNTSTLSKENVEKIVEEVLMETVSSPSPLGAGEGEPMKSRIEDERTSRFFHVDFVKLKNDMIRSDDEKKIRILQALRWRITKNDSITRSKVLDSYIANDVLDLHSPISIPERNLLGYGTDQYVQEATCRLINTLASLKQGRDYLTMEKRLLRRVLIKKVRDVRHINEPLIRNMMVAAVQKLSIRKQCRIQMVHDGLFEALVDYLDDFLPKMSKYCLEYCSALLMNLCLVDEAKIRATKNINKIIGLLKKCLNAGDSCCLPYINGVMFSLFEKNAIVEEAMRQQLDKLIIYLIQGSANENTKKQLEFVLQSRLFGKSEPIIRDADEDSKEEVDMLEIELDQEDFVTKLPSDQSPTLVPINTSNVSPTSVMSFSEETKRFYHKPTCENGIFDAEKHKSFRFGSNSQNLIRNYMKNKLLNGNPGRFPATPLCYMENCQRIEKGGAVTCTCSTCQPGQSRYSCGCYDAIRQEVDDVTVDIHSARIHPNTEIRKNRW, encoded by the exons ATGGACAATAACGACAACTGCCTTATAGG aGAACCAGACGCCCTCAATATCTTTAAGACCCTTTATCTG TTTCTACAAAACCACAATTTCCCAAAATCGGCTGAGACCCTCCTGGAAGAATGGGGAATGGTCCGGAGCGATATCGCCAAGATCCCCAATAAATCCCTCTTTTTAGCAAAATGCGAGTGCGACTCTAAAAATCAGACCCATTTAACGTGCAACTTGAAACGCAGTTGGGAGGAAACGGACGACACCCATCTGTTCTACGTATGCGACTGCGAACGGAAAGGACAATGTTGCAA GCACCAAGGGGCGACGAACGGTCATTTAATGCTCAACGATGTAAAACAACTCAAGTCCAAGTTCATCGAGTTGCAAGAGGAACATCAAAAGTTAATCG CGGTAACAGGCGAACTGACCACCGCCCTACAAACCAACATAATCGGCCAAACTAAGAGCGTTTACACGGTCCTAAATCGCTGCAAAACAATCTATCCCACCCTCTTTCATTTCGATGAGACCCCAGAAAACCACCCCGAAACAGATTCTGACTCAGATATGCACCTGGAAGGGGTGAGAAGCGACTTCCTACAGTCACCACCTAAAAGTTCTTATGTAGCCAG GTCAGTACAGTTTCCCGAACCAGACATTCCGAAGCCTGCCCACCTTGAAAAGGAAACTCAGCATTGCGGAGTGGAACCGTTAAATCTCGAGGGGGCATCCCAGGTCAATAAGGCCCCACTTACCCCGGAAACTGTACGATATGTGCTAGAGATGGTCTTCGATAAGATATTTGAAATTGAAAA GACCCAAAGTCCATTAGTAGACCCCAAAAATACATCAACCTTAAGCAAAGAAAATGTTGAGAAAATTGTCGAGGAAGTCCTAATGGAAACTGTGTCCTCGCCCTCTCCTTTGGGTGCGGGAGAGGGTGAACCCATGAAGTCCAGGATAGAAGACGAGAG gacAAGCAGGTTCTTCCATGTggattttgtaaaattaaaaaatgatatgataCGTAGTGATGATGAAAAAAAGATTCGAATCTTGCAAGCTTTAAGATGG AGGATCACCAAAAACGATAGTATCACCAGGTCAAAAGTACTTGACTCTTATATAGCCAATGACGTTTTAGACCTGCACAGCCCCATAAGTATTCCGGAACGTAATCTTTTGGGTTATGGCACTGACCAGTATGTTCAG gAAGCTACTTGTAGGCTGATTAACACCCTTGCCTCCTTAAAGCAAGGACGAGACTACTTGACAATGGAAAAGAGACTGTTGCGAAGggttcttataaaaaaagtgagGGATGTAAGACACATTAACGAGCCACTGATAAGGAATATGATG GTTGCAGCAGTTCAAAAATTATCTATAAGGAAGCAGTGTCGCATACAAATGGTCCATGATGGGTTATTTGAGGCACTTGTCGATTACCTGGAtgattttttacctaaaatgtCCAAATATTGCTTGGAGTATTGTTCGGCTTTGCTGATGAATCTGTGTTTG GTAGACGAGGCAAAAATAAGGGCcaccaaaaacattaataagATCATtggcttattaaaaaaatgtctgaaCGCCGGAGATAGTTGCTGCCTGCCCTACATAAACGGGGTGATGTTCAGCCTGTTTGAAAAGAATGCGATTGTGGAGGAAGCCATGAGGCAACAGCTGGATAAGCTCATAATCTATCTGATACAG GGTTCAGCCAATGAGAACACGAAGAAGCAACTCGAGTTCGTACTCCAGTCGAGACTGTTCGGCAAATCCGAGCCGATTATTCGGGACGCCGATGAGGATTCGAAGGAGGAAGTCGATATGTTGGAGATCGAACTCGATCAGGAGGATTTCGTGACGAAATTGCCCTCTG ACCAATCTCCCACTTTAGTACCAATAAATACCTCGAACGTCTCGCCCACCTCCGTCATGTCATTCAGTGAGGAAACGAAACGGTTCTACCACAAACCGACGTGTGAAAACGGGATTTTTGATGCCGAAAAGCACAAGAG TTTTAGATTCGGTTCGAATTCTCAAAACCTCATAAGGAACTACATGAAGAACAAGTTGCTGAACGGAAACCCCGGCCGGTTTCCCGCCACACCTTTATGCTACATGGAAAACTGCCAGAGAATCGAAAAAG GTGGTGCGGTTACGTGTACGTGTTCCACATGCCAACCGGGTCAGAGCCGGTACTCGTGCGGTTGCTACGACGCCATTCGTCAGGAGGTCGACGACGTCACAGTCGACATTCATAGCGCGAGGATACACCCTAATACGGAAATCAGGAAGAACAG ATGGTAA